A stretch of the Elephas maximus indicus isolate mEleMax1 chromosome 3, mEleMax1 primary haplotype, whole genome shotgun sequence genome encodes the following:
- the MOB3A gene encoding MOB kinase activator 3A isoform X1, whose amino-acid sequence MPRVCTAHTAEPGGAWHLPAALCLWERLRLRRRDQVGLREEPGPGGLPAASSHCARDASPDPEPQSPTMSNPFLKQVFNKDKTFRPKRKFEPGTQRFELHKRAQASLNAGLDLRLAVQLPPGEDLHDWVAVHVVDFFNRVNLIYGTVSDGCSEQSCPVMSGGPKYEYRWQDEHKFRKPTALSAPKYMDLLMDWIEVQINNEDLFPTSVGTPFPKNFLQVVKKILSRLFRVFVHVYIHHFDRIAQMGAEAHVNTCYKHFYYFVREFGLIDTKELEPLKEMTARMCH is encoded by the exons ATGCCAAGAGTGTGCACTGCTCACACGGCTGAGCCCGGCGGAGCCTGGCATCTCCCCGCTGCTCTGTGCCTGTGGGAGAGACTCAGACTAAGGAGGCGAGACCAAGTCG GTCTCAGAGAGGAGCCCGGACCCGGTGGACTTCCTGCTGCCTCCAGCCACTGTGCTCGGGACGCGTCTCCAGACCCTGAACCCCAGAGCCCCACGATGTCCAACCCCTTCCTGAAGCAAGTCTTCAACAAGGACAAGACCTTCCGGCCCAAGCGCAAGTTCGAGCCAGGCACCCAGCGCTTTGAGCTGCACAAGCGGGCTCAGGCATCGCTGAACGCGGGGCTGGACCTGCGGCTGGCTGTGCAGCTGCCCCCGGGCGAGGACCTTCACGACTGGGTGGCCGTGCACGTGGTGGACTTCTTCAACCGTGTCAACCTCATCTACGGCACCGTCAGCGACGGCTGCAGCGAGCAGTCCTGCCCGGTCATGTCAGGAGGCCCCAAGTACGAGTACCGCTGGCAGGACGAGCACAAGTTCCGTAAGCCCACCGCACTGTCCGCCCCCAAGTACATGGACCTGCTGATGGACTGGATCGAGGTGCAGATCAACAATGAGGACCTCTTCCCCACCAGCGTCG GTACACCGTTCCCCAAGAACTTCCTGCAGGTGGTGAAGAAAATCCTGTCACGGCTGTTCCGTGTGTTCGTGCACGTCTACATCCACCACTTCGACCGCATTGCCCAGATGGGCGCCGAAGCGCACGTCAACACCTGCTACAAGCACTTCTACTACTTTGTCAGGGAGTTCGGCCTCATTGACACCAAGGAGCTGGAGCCGCTG AAGGAAATGACCGCACGAATGTGCCACTGA
- the MOB3A gene encoding MOB kinase activator 3A isoform X2 produces the protein MSNPFLKQVFNKDKTFRPKRKFEPGTQRFELHKRAQASLNAGLDLRLAVQLPPGEDLHDWVAVHVVDFFNRVNLIYGTVSDGCSEQSCPVMSGGPKYEYRWQDEHKFRKPTALSAPKYMDLLMDWIEVQINNEDLFPTSVGTPFPKNFLQVVKKILSRLFRVFVHVYIHHFDRIAQMGAEAHVNTCYKHFYYFVREFGLIDTKELEPLKEMTARMCH, from the exons ATGTCCAACCCCTTCCTGAAGCAAGTCTTCAACAAGGACAAGACCTTCCGGCCCAAGCGCAAGTTCGAGCCAGGCACCCAGCGCTTTGAGCTGCACAAGCGGGCTCAGGCATCGCTGAACGCGGGGCTGGACCTGCGGCTGGCTGTGCAGCTGCCCCCGGGCGAGGACCTTCACGACTGGGTGGCCGTGCACGTGGTGGACTTCTTCAACCGTGTCAACCTCATCTACGGCACCGTCAGCGACGGCTGCAGCGAGCAGTCCTGCCCGGTCATGTCAGGAGGCCCCAAGTACGAGTACCGCTGGCAGGACGAGCACAAGTTCCGTAAGCCCACCGCACTGTCCGCCCCCAAGTACATGGACCTGCTGATGGACTGGATCGAGGTGCAGATCAACAATGAGGACCTCTTCCCCACCAGCGTCG GTACACCGTTCCCCAAGAACTTCCTGCAGGTGGTGAAGAAAATCCTGTCACGGCTGTTCCGTGTGTTCGTGCACGTCTACATCCACCACTTCGACCGCATTGCCCAGATGGGCGCCGAAGCGCACGTCAACACCTGCTACAAGCACTTCTACTACTTTGTCAGGGAGTTCGGCCTCATTGACACCAAGGAGCTGGAGCCGCTG AAGGAAATGACCGCACGAATGTGCCACTGA